A genomic segment from Actinomyces lilanjuaniae encodes:
- a CDS encoding nitrite/sulfite reductase, which produces MSTADRPGTTGTGTRPQPAERVRPPRKARPNGQWAVDGTTPLNENEAVKQQGPPLEVRERILSTYATGGFESIDPDDLHSRFRWWGLYTQRRQGIDGGRTAQLDISELEDHYFLQRIRLDGGSLNREQLRTIGGISNDFARGTADLTDRQNIQLHWVEIASVPEMWRRLESVGLTTIEGCGDTPRGFLVSPVAGIAKDEVIDPTPVAQAIRDTYLGDPELANLPRKFKTALTGSPTLDVLHEINDIALVGVRHPELGPGYDLWVGGALSTAPRLGQRLGAFVSQEDALDVWHGVIRIFRDYGYRRLRNKARLKFLMAEWGPQRFRQVLQEEYLGRTLPDGPPPEPPRGDSDHIGVHEQKDGLFWVGAKPPVGRLSGDVLLGLADLAGRLGSDRVRTTPSQNLLLLDVPSERVPEAVSGLRELGLEAQPGVFQRHTMACTGLEFCKFAIVETKRLAERVTAELDQRLADLGEAGPDRRITLTVNGCPNSCVRIQTADIGLKGQIITVDGEQVPGFQVHLGGGLATAGRPEAGLGRTVRGLKVPASDLTDYIERLVRRYLAQREDEESFSQWAHRADQEELQ; this is translated from the coding sequence ATGAGCACCGCAGACAGGCCCGGTACCACCGGTACCGGCACCCGCCCGCAGCCAGCGGAGAGGGTACGCCCTCCGCGCAAGGCCCGTCCCAACGGCCAGTGGGCCGTCGACGGCACCACCCCGCTCAACGAGAACGAGGCCGTCAAGCAGCAGGGTCCCCCGCTGGAGGTGCGTGAGCGCATCCTCTCCACCTACGCCACTGGCGGCTTCGAGTCGATCGACCCTGACGACCTCCATAGCCGCTTCCGCTGGTGGGGCCTGTACACCCAGCGCCGACAGGGGATCGACGGCGGGCGCACCGCCCAGCTCGACATCTCCGAGCTGGAGGACCACTACTTTCTTCAGCGCATCCGCCTGGACGGAGGCAGCCTCAACCGCGAGCAGCTGCGCACCATAGGCGGGATCTCCAACGACTTCGCACGCGGCACCGCCGACCTCACCGACCGGCAGAACATCCAGCTCCACTGGGTCGAGATCGCCAGCGTGCCCGAGATGTGGCGGAGGCTGGAGTCCGTGGGCCTGACCACTATCGAGGGCTGTGGGGACACGCCGCGCGGCTTCCTCGTCTCCCCCGTGGCCGGTATCGCCAAGGACGAGGTCATCGACCCCACCCCCGTGGCCCAGGCCATCAGGGACACCTATCTGGGCGACCCCGAGCTGGCCAACCTGCCCCGCAAGTTCAAGACTGCCTTGACCGGCTCCCCCACCCTGGACGTGCTCCACGAGATCAACGACATCGCCCTGGTGGGAGTCAGGCACCCCGAGCTGGGCCCCGGCTACGACCTGTGGGTCGGTGGCGCCCTGTCCACCGCCCCGCGCCTGGGCCAGCGCCTGGGAGCCTTCGTCAGCCAGGAGGACGCCCTGGACGTGTGGCACGGGGTCATCAGGATCTTCCGCGACTACGGCTACCGCCGACTGCGCAACAAGGCCCGGCTCAAGTTCCTCATGGCCGAGTGGGGGCCGCAGCGCTTCCGTCAGGTCCTCCAGGAGGAGTACCTGGGGCGGACGCTGCCCGACGGGCCACCGCCCGAGCCACCCCGAGGCGACAGCGACCACATCGGTGTCCACGAGCAGAAGGACGGCCTGTTCTGGGTGGGAGCCAAGCCACCTGTGGGACGGCTGTCCGGAGACGTCCTGCTGGGCCTGGCCGACCTGGCCGGGCGGCTGGGCAGCGACCGGGTGCGCACCACGCCCTCCCAGAACCTGCTCCTGCTCGACGTCCCCTCCGAGCGGGTCCCTGAGGCCGTCAGCGGACTGCGCGAGCTGGGCCTGGAGGCGCAGCCGGGTGTCTTCCAGCGCCACACCATGGCCTGCACCGGCCTGGAGTTCTGCAAGTTCGCCATCGTGGAGACCAAGAGGCTGGCCGAACGCGTCACCGCCGAGCTCGACCAGCGCCTGGCCGACCTGGGCGAGGCCGGCCCGGACCGCAGGATCACGCTGACCGTCAACGGCTGCCCCAACTCCTGCGTACGCATCCAGACCGCCGACATCGGGCTCAAGGGGCAGATCATCACTGTCGACGGCGAGCAGGTCCCCGGCTTCCAGGTGCACCTGGGAGGTGGCCTGGCCACGGCTGGGCGCCCCGAGGCGGGGCTGGGACGCACGGTGCGGGGCCTCAAGGTGCCCGCCAGCGACCTGACCGACTACATCGAGCGTCTGGTGCGCCGCTACCTCGCCCAGCGCGAGGACGAGGAGTCCTTCTCCCAGTGGGCGCACCGGGCAGACCAGGAGGAGCTCCAGTGA
- a CDS encoding ABC transporter ATP-binding protein, whose amino-acid sequence MGITVNSISKSFGHGEGAVQVLKDVSLTVDTSEICCVVGASGSGKSTLLNCTGGLERPDSGTITVTDQEITSLGHKALTRFRRHHVGFVFQFYNLVPNLTARENIEVCEYLSRTPMPLDELIDELGLGEHQHKFPSQLSGGQQQRCAIARALVKRPAVLLCDEPTGALDYEMSREMLRLLEQVNQDHGTTVVIVTHNQAISAMAHRTVTVRDGRVEDVSLTPSPVPASSLSW is encoded by the coding sequence ATGGGCATCACAGTCAACTCGATAAGCAAGTCGTTCGGCCACGGCGAGGGGGCGGTCCAGGTACTCAAGGACGTCTCCCTCACGGTGGACACCTCGGAGATCTGCTGCGTCGTGGGGGCCAGCGGGTCGGGGAAGTCGACCCTGCTGAACTGCACCGGAGGCCTGGAGCGGCCCGACTCGGGCACGATCACCGTGACCGACCAGGAGATCACCTCGCTGGGGCACAAGGCGCTGACCCGGTTCCGCCGCCACCACGTCGGGTTCGTCTTCCAGTTCTACAACCTCGTCCCCAACCTCACGGCCAGGGAGAACATCGAGGTCTGCGAGTACCTGAGCAGGACCCCCATGCCGCTGGACGAGCTCATTGACGAGCTGGGCCTGGGCGAGCACCAGCACAAGTTCCCCTCCCAGCTCTCCGGCGGCCAGCAGCAGCGGTGCGCGATCGCGCGCGCCCTGGTCAAGCGACCCGCCGTCCTCCTGTGCGACGAGCCCACCGGCGCGCTGGACTACGAGATGTCCAGGGAGATGCTCCGGCTGCTGGAGCAGGTCAACCAGGACCACGGGACCACGGTGGTCATCGTGACCCACAACCAGGCGATATCCGCGATGGCCCACCGCACGGTCACGGTCAGGGACGGACGCGTCGAGGACGTCTCCCTCACACCGAGCCCCGTGCCCGCGTCCAGCCTGTCCTGGTGA
- a CDS encoding phosphoadenylyl-sulfate reductase, giving the protein MTPATTPSTTSPGTPGAQLGPAAAAPGARGPQSSAPPTRPRRPVTELRELAERGARELGHDAPAQAVARWAVENFPGTLAVACSMADAVLPHVISQEAPGVDVLFLDTGYHFPETLGTRDAVAATMDVNVVDVVPQESVAEQEERLGADLWARDPATCCRLRKVEPLNLALGGYEAWATGVRREEAPTRTATPLVGWDETHQMVKINPLAPWSLEELMSYATEHGVLVNPLVYDGYPSIGCATCTRRVAPGEDPRSGRWAGFSKTECGIHL; this is encoded by the coding sequence GTGACACCAGCAACGACACCATCCACCACGTCACCGGGGACGCCGGGGGCACAGCTCGGACCGGCGGCAGCAGCACCTGGCGCCCGTGGTCCTCAGTCCTCGGCCCCGCCCACCCGCCCACGCCGCCCCGTCACCGAGCTGCGCGAGCTGGCCGAGCGCGGCGCCCGCGAGCTCGGTCACGACGCCCCCGCGCAGGCCGTGGCCCGCTGGGCGGTGGAGAACTTCCCCGGGACCCTCGCCGTGGCCTGTTCCATGGCCGACGCCGTCCTCCCCCACGTCATCTCCCAGGAGGCGCCCGGCGTCGACGTCCTCTTCCTGGACACCGGCTACCACTTCCCCGAGACCCTCGGCACCCGCGACGCGGTGGCGGCCACCATGGACGTCAACGTGGTGGACGTCGTGCCCCAGGAGAGCGTGGCCGAGCAGGAGGAGCGCCTGGGTGCCGACCTGTGGGCGCGCGACCCGGCCACCTGCTGCCGGCTGCGCAAGGTCGAGCCCCTGAACCTGGCGCTGGGCGGGTACGAGGCCTGGGCCACCGGCGTGCGCCGTGAGGAGGCGCCCACCCGTACTGCGACCCCCCTGGTCGGCTGGGACGAGACCCACCAGATGGTCAAGATCAACCCCCTGGCCCCCTGGAGCCTTGAGGAGCTGATGTCCTACGCAACCGAGCACGGGGTCCTGGTCAACCCGCTGGTCTACGACGGCTACCCCTCCATCGGGTGCGCCACCTGCACCAGGCGGGTCGCCCCCGGTGAGGACCCGCGCTCAGGGCGGTGGGCCGGCTTCAGCAAGACCGAGTGCGGCATCCACCTGTGA
- a CDS encoding sulfite exporter TauE/SafE family protein, which yields MRALVLLAVFGLVAQLVDGTLGMGYGLTSSSLLLLAGLSPATASASVHLAEIGTTLAGGASHWGLGNTDMRLVARLGLPGALGAFLGASILSRLPVRAATPVTATLLAVLGVYVLARFTLRPARQGGTRTCPHRTRFLAPLGVVGGFLDATGGGGWGPVVTTALMSSGRTAPRTVVGSVSASEFLVTVAASLGFLAGLGGTGIRPGVVAALLAGGLVAAPVAAWLVARLPTGVLGAAVGGLIVATNLRTLLAWAEASAQAYAITYTLLVPTWLVLLSVAVSRSHTRQTGRATTSLSRRPQRQEAGV from the coding sequence ATGCGCGCACTTGTCCTCCTGGCCGTCTTCGGCCTGGTCGCACAGCTGGTGGACGGCACCCTGGGAATGGGGTACGGGCTCACATCCTCCTCCCTGCTCCTGCTGGCCGGGCTGAGCCCGGCCACGGCCTCCGCCAGCGTCCACCTCGCTGAGATCGGTACCACGCTGGCTGGCGGCGCCTCCCACTGGGGCCTGGGCAACACCGACATGCGTCTGGTGGCCCGCCTGGGCCTGCCCGGGGCGCTGGGGGCCTTCCTGGGAGCGAGCATCCTGTCCCGCCTGCCGGTCCGGGCGGCCACCCCGGTCACGGCCACCCTCCTGGCCGTCCTGGGGGTCTACGTGCTGGCACGCTTCACACTGCGTCCTGCGCGGCAGGGCGGGACACGCACGTGCCCGCACCGAACCCGCTTCCTGGCGCCGCTAGGAGTCGTAGGCGGGTTCTTGGACGCCACCGGGGGCGGCGGCTGGGGACCGGTAGTCACCACCGCTCTCATGTCCTCGGGCAGGACGGCCCCCCGCACGGTGGTGGGCTCGGTCAGCGCCTCGGAGTTCCTCGTCACCGTAGCGGCCTCCCTCGGCTTCCTCGCCGGGCTGGGCGGCACCGGTATCCGTCCTGGCGTGGTGGCGGCACTGCTGGCAGGCGGGCTGGTGGCCGCGCCGGTGGCGGCCTGGCTGGTGGCCAGGCTGCCCACGGGCGTCCTGGGCGCCGCGGTGGGCGGCCTCATTGTGGCCACGAACCTGCGTACCCTGCTGGCCTGGGCTGAGGCCTCAGCACAGGCCTACGCCATCACCTACACGCTGCTGGTACCCACCTGGCTGGTCCTGCTGTCTGTGGCTGTCAGCCGCTCCCACACCAGGCAGACAGGCCGGGCGACCACGAGCCTGTCCCGCCGCCCCCAGCGACAGGAGGCCGGCGTATGA
- the cobA gene encoding uroporphyrinogen-III C-methyltransferase, protein MALIGGGPGAADLITVRGQRLLAQADVVVTDALAPRALLDKGLPGPAGGASGVGAEIIDASKRRGSHTMDQRDIDAVLVERALRGQRVVRLKGGDPYVLGRGGEEAAACRSSGVPVEVVPGVTSAVAVPAAAGIPVTHRGLSRGFTVVTAHADLGEVPRRRDHTLILLMGVTHLEASVGVLLETGHDPATPVAVIERGYHPDQRVTTTVLRCLPDVAARVGVSAPAVIVIGDVVTVSPAWADRVTAGPTAD, encoded by the coding sequence GTGGCACTGATCGGCGGAGGGCCCGGTGCCGCCGACCTCATCACGGTCCGCGGCCAGCGGCTGCTCGCCCAGGCTGACGTCGTGGTCACCGACGCCCTGGCCCCCCGTGCCCTGCTCGACAAGGGCCTCCCGGGACCGGCAGGCGGCGCCTCAGGGGTCGGCGCAGAGATCATTGACGCCTCCAAGCGACGGGGCAGCCACACCATGGACCAGCGCGACATTGACGCCGTCCTGGTGGAGCGCGCCCTGAGGGGCCAGCGTGTGGTCCGGCTCAAGGGTGGCGACCCCTACGTCCTGGGACGCGGGGGCGAGGAGGCGGCTGCCTGCCGCAGCTCAGGTGTGCCGGTGGAGGTCGTACCCGGGGTGACCAGCGCCGTGGCCGTGCCCGCAGCCGCGGGCATCCCGGTCACCCACCGGGGCCTGTCCCGCGGGTTCACCGTGGTCACCGCCCACGCCGACCTCGGGGAGGTGCCCCGCAGGCGGGACCACACCCTCATCCTGCTCATGGGGGTCACCCACCTGGAGGCCTCGGTGGGGGTGCTGCTTGAGACCGGGCACGACCCGGCGACACCCGTGGCCGTCATCGAGCGCGGCTACCACCCTGACCAGCGGGTGACCACCACGGTGCTGCGGTGCCTGCCCGACGTCGCAGCCAGGGTTGGCGTGAGCGCCCCGGCCGTCATCGTCATCGGCGACGTCGTCACGGTCAGCCCGGCCTGGGCGGACCGGGTCACAGCTGGGCCCACGGCTGACTGA
- the proC gene encoding pyrroline-5-carboxylate reductase yields the protein MGAGNMAGAVLRGGTASGVLNPKEVLLAPSPDPSAERLAAATGARVADSAPALVSASDVVVLAVKPHVVPIVLAEVHDVAASHTPLVVSVAAGLSTTRLESLLPAGARVVRTMPNMAALVGEAMTALAPGRSATPEDLATARRLMGSVGAVTELDEHLFSTFTAISGSSPAFVLTFVEALARAGVLGGIPKGQAVEIVTQVLLGTARTVQAEAQQAQAGQAARTPADLVDAVSSPGGTTVAGLVAMERAGFSDAVIRGAQAAAQRDRELGEG from the coding sequence ATCGGCGCGGGCAACATGGCGGGGGCTGTCCTCCGTGGCGGCACAGCCTCAGGGGTCCTGAACCCCAAGGAGGTGCTGCTGGCCCCCAGCCCGGACCCCAGCGCCGAGCGGCTGGCCGCCGCCACGGGAGCCCGGGTCGCGGACAGCGCCCCAGCCCTGGTGTCCGCCAGCGACGTCGTCGTCCTGGCGGTCAAGCCGCACGTGGTACCCATCGTCCTCGCTGAGGTCCACGACGTCGCGGCCAGCCACACCCCGCTGGTGGTCTCGGTGGCGGCCGGGCTGAGCACCACGCGTCTAGAGTCCCTGCTGCCCGCCGGTGCCCGGGTGGTGCGCACTATGCCGAACATGGCCGCCCTGGTGGGCGAGGCCATGACCGCCCTGGCACCGGGTCGCTCGGCCACCCCTGAGGACCTGGCCACCGCCAGGCGGCTCATGGGCTCGGTGGGCGCCGTCACCGAGCTCGACGAGCACCTCTTCAGCACGTTCACCGCTATCTCGGGTTCCTCACCCGCCTTCGTCCTCACCTTCGTCGAGGCCCTGGCACGGGCGGGTGTGCTGGGCGGGATCCCCAAGGGCCAGGCGGTGGAGATCGTCACCCAGGTCCTCCTGGGCACGGCCCGCACCGTCCAGGCTGAGGCACAGCAGGCCCAGGCCGGCCAGGCTGCCCGCACGCCAGCGGACCTCGTGGACGCCGTGTCCTCCCCCGGCGGGACAACTGTGGCCGGGCTGGTGGCCATGGAGCGGGCGGGCTTCTCCGACGCCGTCATCCGGGGTGCCCAGGCGGCCGCGCAGCGCGACCGCGAGCTGGGCGAGGGCTGA
- a CDS encoding sulfate adenylyltransferase subunit 1, with protein sequence MDTLAQPAQSAPPQAPADQPTQHSPVGGLLRLATAGSVDDGKSTLVGRLLLDSRSVLRDQMAAVEQVSLDRGLTSADLALLTDGLRAEREQGITIDVAYRYFATTRRSFILADCPGHVQYTRNTVTGSSTADVVVLLVDARHGVVEQTRRHLAVAALLRVPNVVVAVNKIDLVGFSAQAYQEVDTQVHEVASGLGVRQVRTLPTSALLGDNVVEASQRTPFYTGPTLLGLLETLPAQGEEAGLPFRMPVQMVIRPQTAAPSEELRDYRGYAGQVSSGRVRVGEEVVALPSGRRSTVASIDLADTRLGEASAGQSVTIRLADDIDLARGDTLACASMPPQPVRRLQADLAWLSEDPLRPRTRVLLRHGTQTVQALVEEVEGRLDLDDLTTTPTTSLVLNDIGRVRLRLASPVPVEDYSVSRRDGAFLLIDPQDGVTLAAGMARLPHGAQPDPAPPEAGMVLP encoded by the coding sequence ATGGACACCCTGGCCCAACCAGCCCAGTCGGCCCCGCCGCAGGCGCCAGCCGACCAGCCGACCCAGCACTCACCCGTCGGCGGGCTGCTGCGCCTGGCCACCGCCGGCAGCGTCGACGACGGCAAGTCCACGCTCGTGGGCCGCCTGCTCCTGGACTCCAGGTCGGTGCTGCGCGACCAGATGGCCGCCGTCGAGCAGGTCAGCCTCGACAGGGGGCTGACCAGCGCGGACCTCGCTCTGCTCACCGACGGCTTGCGGGCCGAGCGCGAGCAGGGCATCACCATTGACGTCGCCTACCGCTACTTCGCCACCACGCGGCGCTCCTTCATCCTGGCTGACTGCCCCGGTCACGTGCAGTACACCCGCAACACGGTCACCGGCTCCTCCACCGCCGACGTCGTGGTGCTGCTGGTGGACGCCCGCCACGGCGTGGTGGAGCAGACCCGCAGGCACCTGGCGGTGGCCGCGCTGCTGCGCGTGCCCAACGTGGTGGTCGCGGTCAACAAGATCGACCTAGTGGGGTTCTCCGCCCAGGCCTACCAGGAGGTCGACACCCAGGTTCACGAGGTCGCCTCCGGGCTGGGAGTCAGGCAGGTACGCACACTACCCACCTCCGCGCTGCTGGGGGACAACGTGGTGGAGGCCTCCCAGCGCACCCCCTTCTACACAGGCCCCACCCTCCTGGGCCTGCTGGAGACCCTGCCCGCTCAGGGCGAGGAGGCAGGACTGCCCTTCCGCATGCCGGTCCAGATGGTCATCCGCCCGCAGACCGCGGCCCCCAGCGAGGAGCTGCGTGACTACCGCGGCTACGCGGGCCAGGTCTCCTCCGGCCGTGTGCGGGTGGGCGAGGAGGTGGTAGCGCTGCCCAGTGGCAGGCGCTCCACCGTTGCCAGCATCGACCTGGCCGACACCCGACTGGGCGAGGCCTCAGCCGGGCAGTCGGTGACGATACGCCTGGCCGACGACATCGACCTCGCCCGCGGGGACACCCTGGCCTGCGCCAGCATGCCGCCCCAGCCTGTACGCAGGCTTCAGGCCGACCTCGCCTGGCTGAGCGAGGACCCGCTGCGGCCACGCACCCGGGTGCTGCTCAGGCACGGTACTCAGACCGTCCAGGCCCTCGTGGAGGAGGTCGAGGGACGCCTCGACCTCGACGACCTGACCACCACACCGACCACCTCCCTGGTACTCAACGACATTGGCCGCGTCCGGCTGCGCCTGGCCTCCCCCGTCCCGGTGGAGGACTACTCCGTCTCCCGCCGCGACGGGGCCTTCCTCCTCATCGACCCTCAGGACGGGGTGACCCTGGCGGCGGGCATGGCCCGTCTGCCCCACGGCGCGCAGCCCGACCCAGCGCCCCCGGAAGCTGGGATGGTCCTGCCGTGA
- a CDS encoding FtsX-like permease family protein, protein MQNQTNYYSLPAVHASVTPLTVVYGLAAPLVSVTVVGYVVLRRRLSKEPLQLLRRDLGRTRPPRIRLSRLSFAARFRVRHALREYRTYLLMLCAMLLSVLLLVLSLGMRASIAAYADDVRSGIPFGYMYVLAGDLPSSQHPDDLLDDLPDDAELASVRSVSLSRPLSRSSGAGPDNVSLIGVSEGSRYFTQDLQVPAADHVYVSEPMALRHSLSAGDQLTLTTADGQGHDVVVEGTVSYPEPMVFSPRASANELLGEQPDSANAVLTSAEDDALARQAVTTVSRSGIIKGVDTMASLMATTVYTVLAASVALLVLVMLLLMRMAIDKETYSISLMRTLGYSEREVGSFYLDSYLLLAVVALLVGVPLSVAVMRPVWQVLIASVSFSIEFVLPWGSVAVIAALVITTCAAARLAAGRHLSRVEATEILKDRE, encoded by the coding sequence ATGCAGAACCAGACGAACTACTACTCGCTCCCCGCCGTCCACGCCAGTGTCACACCGCTGACGGTGGTCTACGGCCTGGCGGCCCCGCTGGTGTCGGTCACGGTGGTGGGCTACGTGGTGCTCAGGCGGAGGCTGTCCAAGGAGCCCCTCCAGCTCCTGCGGCGCGACCTCGGCAGGACCCGCCCGCCTAGGATCAGGCTCTCCAGGCTGTCCTTCGCCGCCCGGTTCCGGGTCCGTCACGCGCTGCGGGAGTACCGGACCTACCTGCTCATGCTGTGCGCGATGCTCCTGTCCGTCCTGCTGCTCGTCCTCAGCCTTGGCATGAGGGCCAGCATCGCCGCCTATGCCGATGACGTCAGGTCAGGTATCCCCTTCGGCTACATGTACGTGCTGGCTGGCGACCTCCCGTCCTCGCAGCACCCCGACGACCTCCTCGATGACCTCCCCGACGACGCCGAGCTGGCCTCGGTCCGCTCGGTGTCCCTGTCACGGCCCCTGTCGCGCTCCTCAGGCGCGGGGCCTGACAACGTGAGCCTCATCGGGGTCAGTGAGGGCAGCCGCTACTTCACCCAGGACCTCCAGGTTCCCGCGGCGGACCACGTCTACGTGTCCGAGCCCATGGCACTGCGCCACTCGCTGTCTGCCGGCGACCAGCTCACCCTCACCACGGCAGACGGCCAGGGCCATGACGTCGTCGTCGAGGGGACCGTCTCCTACCCCGAGCCCATGGTCTTCTCGCCCCGGGCCAGCGCCAACGAGCTGCTCGGCGAGCAGCCCGACTCCGCCAACGCCGTCCTGACCAGCGCCGAGGACGACGCCCTGGCCCGGCAGGCCGTCACCACCGTCAGCCGCAGCGGCATCATCAAGGGGGTCGACACGATGGCCAGCCTCATGGCGACCACGGTCTACACCGTGCTGGCAGCCTCGGTGGCCCTGCTGGTCCTCGTCATGCTGCTGCTGATGAGGATGGCCATCGACAAGGAGACCTACTCCATCTCCTTGATGAGGACCCTGGGCTACTCCGAGCGCGAGGTCGGCTCGTTCTACCTGGACAGCTACCTGCTGCTCGCGGTCGTGGCCCTCCTGGTAGGGGTGCCCCTGTCGGTGGCGGTCATGCGCCCTGTGTGGCAGGTCCTCATCGCAAGCGTGTCCTTCTCCATCGAGTTCGTCCTGCCCTGGGGCTCTGTGGCCGTCATCGCGGCGCTGGTCATCACCACCTGTGCCGCCGCACGCCTCGCCGCCGGGCGCCACCTGAGCAGGGTGGAGGCCACGGAGATCCTCAAGGACAGGGAGTAG
- the cysD gene encoding sulfate adenylyltransferase subunit CysD, with protein sequence MSTTTTSSETAAPVRQPSGPPTGRGHLDHLEALEAEAILVIREVVAECRRPVLLFSGGKDSVVLLHLARKALWPAPVPFPVLHVDTGHNFPEVLDYRDAVVRELGLRLVVARVQDYIDDGRLRERADGTRNPLQTLPLLDAIADGGFDGVFGGGRRDEDRARAKERVVSLRDEFGQWDPRNQRPELWNLFNTRHRPGEHVRVFPLSNWTELDVWRYIEREDIRLPSLYYAHEREVVSRDGMWVAVSPVTVPRDGEEVVTRTVRYRTVGDMSCTGAVLSRAATNHEVAVEVAASTVTERGATRADDRLSEAAMEDRKKEGYF encoded by the coding sequence ATGAGTACGACCACGACATCGAGTGAGACAGCAGCCCCGGTCAGGCAGCCGAGCGGCCCTCCCACGGGACGCGGGCACCTGGACCACCTGGAGGCCCTGGAGGCCGAGGCGATCCTGGTCATCCGGGAGGTGGTCGCCGAGTGCCGTCGTCCCGTGCTGCTGTTCTCTGGCGGCAAGGACTCCGTGGTCTTGCTCCACCTGGCCCGCAAGGCCCTGTGGCCAGCGCCCGTCCCCTTCCCCGTGCTGCACGTGGACACCGGTCACAACTTTCCCGAGGTCCTGGACTATCGTGACGCTGTTGTCCGTGAGCTGGGGCTGCGGCTGGTGGTCGCCAGGGTGCAGGACTACATCGACGACGGCCGCCTGCGCGAGCGGGCTGACGGCACCCGCAACCCCCTCCAGACCCTTCCCCTGCTGGACGCCATCGCCGACGGAGGGTTCGACGGGGTCTTCGGTGGCGGCAGACGCGACGAGGACCGGGCGCGGGCCAAGGAGCGCGTGGTGTCCCTGCGTGACGAGTTCGGCCAGTGGGACCCGCGTAACCAGCGCCCCGAGCTGTGGAACCTGTTCAACACCCGCCACCGCCCGGGTGAGCACGTGCGGGTCTTCCCGCTGAGCAACTGGACCGAGCTGGACGTGTGGCGCTACATCGAGCGTGAGGACATCAGGCTGCCCAGCCTCTACTACGCCCACGAGCGCGAGGTCGTCTCCCGCGACGGCATGTGGGTGGCTGTGTCTCCCGTGACCGTGCCGCGGGACGGGGAGGAGGTGGTCACCCGCACCGTGCGCTACCGCACTGTGGGCGACATGTCCTGCACCGGCGCGGTTCTGTCCCGCGCCGCCACCAACCACGAGGTCGCCGTCGAGGTCGCCGCCTCCACTGTGACCGAGCGGGGCGCCACCCGTGCTGACGACCGCCTCAGCGAGGCCGCGATGGAGGACCGCAAGAAGGAGGGCTACTTCTGA